One stretch of Muribaculum intestinale DNA includes these proteins:
- a CDS encoding RagB/SusD family nutrient uptake outer membrane protein, producing the protein MKKYIIPIVMLLAVGATSCDDALDLEPQDRITDKDYFNTENDLMLFSNPFYNNILPKKAYDSQSDLIVAQDLSNELRGGSFRPIPKTSGGGGWKWTDLRRINTLLENVDKCDNPSAVVKYTAITRFFRAYFYFDKVVRFGDVPWYDTQIGSTNKDLLYKARDSRELVMTKMLEDVNYAIENLPDHKAQTNVPYRVTKWAALALKSQFCLFEGTFRKYHGLQIEGHDAEYYLKQSAEAAAELIENGPYKIWSSGKPASDYRDLFIAENANADEYILAIKYDNKIPMCHDAYGFSFTTARGMPGYTRKFINMYLMKDGTKFTDRAGWQEMTYADEIKNRDPRLSQSIRTPGFTLNKKVHNPNLSESVTGYNPIKFVPDGVTRNDYCSNDLPVFRIAEVMLNYAEARAELGELTQDDLDKTVNKIRDRVSMPHLDMAEANANPDYYLSSTEYGYPNVGGANKGVILEIRRERAVELSQEGDRWADIRRWKAGKCYDQPITGMYFPGAGSYDLDGDGKPEIVLYRADQAKPDVAGAQVYMIGSEVKLTQGDKGYVNYHGTVERTPFNEDRDYYYPISSYDIDLYKAAGYPLVQNPGWF; encoded by the coding sequence ATGAAAAAATATATAATCCCCATCGTGATGCTTCTTGCTGTCGGAGCGACATCATGCGACGACGCGCTCGATCTGGAACCCCAGGACCGCATTACCGACAAAGACTACTTCAATACCGAGAACGACCTGATGCTGTTCTCCAACCCGTTTTACAACAATATCCTTCCTAAAAAAGCCTACGACAGTCAGAGCGACCTCATCGTAGCCCAGGACTTAAGCAATGAACTCCGCGGAGGATCATTCCGCCCTATCCCGAAGACCTCGGGCGGCGGTGGATGGAAGTGGACCGACCTGCGACGTATCAACACACTTCTGGAGAATGTCGACAAGTGCGACAATCCTTCAGCCGTAGTTAAATACACTGCTATAACCAGATTCTTCCGTGCATATTTCTATTTCGACAAGGTAGTGCGCTTTGGCGATGTGCCCTGGTACGACACTCAGATAGGCTCTACCAACAAGGACTTGCTGTACAAAGCTCGCGATTCACGCGAACTGGTTATGACCAAGATGCTCGAGGATGTCAATTATGCAATCGAGAATCTGCCCGACCACAAAGCGCAGACCAATGTGCCCTATCGTGTGACAAAATGGGCTGCTCTCGCTCTGAAATCACAGTTCTGCCTCTTTGAAGGTACATTCCGCAAATACCACGGACTACAGATTGAAGGTCACGATGCGGAATACTATCTGAAACAGTCGGCCGAGGCTGCAGCCGAACTTATCGAAAACGGTCCATACAAAATATGGTCGTCAGGCAAGCCTGCATCCGACTACCGCGACCTCTTCATAGCTGAAAACGCCAACGCCGACGAGTATATCCTCGCCATAAAGTATGACAACAAGATTCCAATGTGCCACGACGCATATGGATTCTCATTTACAACAGCCCGCGGCATGCCAGGATACACCCGCAAGTTTATCAACATGTATCTGATGAAAGACGGCACAAAATTTACCGACCGTGCCGGATGGCAGGAAATGACATATGCCGACGAAATCAAAAACCGCGACCCTCGCCTGAGCCAGTCAATTCGCACTCCCGGATTTACCCTCAACAAGAAGGTACATAATCCCAACCTCTCGGAGTCAGTGACCGGCTACAACCCGATTAAATTCGTGCCCGACGGCGTCACACGCAACGACTACTGCAGCAACGACCTTCCCGTATTCCGTATTGCCGAGGTAATGCTCAACTACGCAGAAGCACGTGCCGAACTTGGCGAACTCACACAGGATGACCTCGACAAGACCGTCAACAAAATACGTGACCGCGTGAGCATGCCTCATCTCGACATGGCTGAAGCCAACGCAAACCCAGACTACTATCTCTCGTCGACAGAATACGGATATCCCAACGTAGGCGGAGCAAACAAAGGCGTGATTCTTGAGATTCGTCGCGAACGTGCCGTAGAGCTGAGCCAGGAGGGCGACCGCTGGGCCGACATACGCCGATGGAAAGCCGGAAAATGCTATGACCAGCCTATCACCGGAATGTATTTCCCCGGAGCCGGTTCATACGATCTTGATGGCGACGGAAAACCTGAGATTGTACTCTACAGAGCCGACCAGGCCAAGCCCGACGTGGCCGGCGCACAGGTATACATGATTGGTTCGGAAGTAAAGCTCACACAGGGCGACAAAGGATATGTAAACTATCATGGCACGGTAGAACGCACCCCCTTCAACGAAGATCGCGACTACTACTACCCCATATCCTCCTACGATATCGATCTATATAAGGCAGCCGGATATCCTCTTGTTCAGAACCCCGGCTGGTTCTAA